In Phenylobacterium zucineum HLK1, one DNA window encodes the following:
- a CDS encoding GIY-YIG nuclease family protein produces the protein MSASKRQAIRDFKERKVSAGIYVLRCEAAGAAWIGVSRNIDAQENSVRFALRMGSHPNRDLQAALRAHGADALSYEVLERIEDPDLSPMGLTDELKRREAHWLAALGARKLA, from the coding sequence ATGTCCGCTTCGAAGCGCCAGGCCATCCGGGATTTCAAGGAACGCAAGGTCTCCGCGGGGATCTACGTCCTGCGCTGCGAGGCCGCCGGCGCGGCCTGGATCGGCGTCTCGCGCAACATCGACGCCCAGGAGAACAGCGTCCGCTTCGCCCTGCGAATGGGCAGCCACCCCAACCGCGACCTGCAGGCGGCGCTGCGGGCGCATGGCGCCGACGCGCTCTCCTACGAGGTGCTGGAGCGGATCGAGGATCCCGACCTGAGCCCCATGGGCCTGACGGACGAGCTCAAGCGCCGCGAGGCCCATTGGCTCGCGGCGCTCGGGGCCAGAAAGCTGGCCTAG